DNA sequence from the Hippopotamus amphibius kiboko isolate mHipAmp2 chromosome 1, mHipAmp2.hap2, whole genome shotgun sequence genome:
taaatattcttttttaaaaaaataggacaaaTAGAATTATATGCCCCCACATGGTTCAGTGAGGATTCAATATCACTTCTGCAGTTTTCCTGCCAAAAATGTATATCCTAAAGCTGAATCAGAGGGAAACATTAgataaacccaaactgagggatgTTCAACAAAATAATTTGTCCATACTCCTCACAAATGTCAAAGTCATGAAGGAGAAAGACTAAAGAACTATTCTGCATTAATGGAGACCAAAGAGACATAACAACTGAATACAGCATGTGATCCTACGTTGGCTCCTggcccaggattttttttttcattttatataaaggacatGATGGGACAACTGGCAAATTTTGAGTAAGATCTATAGATTATAGTACTGTGTCAATGTTCATTTCCAGAATTTGACAATTATATCGTGGTTATGTgtgaaaatcttttattttttttactaaatacATATTagagttcttcagagaaacagagcaATAGGATATGTACAGAAAGAGCAAGAGCTAACgaaatagagagagacagagagatttattataaagaattggctcacatgataaTGAAGGCTGACAAGTCCCGAGATCTGCAGGGTGAGTCAGCAAGCTGGAAACCCAGGCAAGCTGCTGGTGTAGTTCCAGTCCAAGtatgaaggcctgagaaccaagagAAGCAATACTGTAGTTCCAGTCAAAGGCTaacaggctggagacccaggaagagccagtATTTCAGTTCAagtttgaaggcaggaaaaaagccAATGTCCAGTTCAAAGGCAATCAGGCAGGAAAGAACCTTCTCTTTCCAGGAGGGTTagcctttttgttctcttcagtccttcaactgattggatgagacccagacacaatgggggggggggggggaggatctgctttactcagtctaacAATTTAAATCTTAATCTCATTCAagaacaccctcacagaaacacccagaataatgtttgaccaaatcagtcaagttgacacataaaattaaccatcacaagtaATAAGAAGTAAATGGGCTTTATCTGTGAAGCATACtctcaaatgattcagaaaaaaattatatatatgtagatagatacataagaaataaagcaaacatgATAACATGTTAATATTCAGATAATCTGGGTGTCGGGGTGAGAGGTATACAAGAGtaatttgtactatttttgtatttctgtaactCTGAAAGCACTTAAGAaaaagttaagataaaatacacacacacacggaaccATATATCCAATATGACATCTCTTCTTGGATATCATAAAGACACTTCAGATCCAAGTCCAAAACAGAATTGGACACCTagtcttccccttccccacccttccaAACCTGTTCTTCTTCCAATATTCTATATCTTAGGGAACAAATGCCATCCATCCAGATGCACAAACCTGATAGTTATCCTTTACACTTTCCCTCCCATAACTAGCCCATCACCAAATCCTGTGGGTTTTACCCTCCTAATGTATATTTTGTAGCCACAATTTCTTTCCATCTCCACCTGCATGACCATCAGCATGGTCCAAGTCATTATCCTTCTCACCTAGACTGCTACACTAACCTCCCAATTGGTCTCCCTGCTTGCACTCTTACTTCCTCTACAGTTTGCCACACTGCAGCCAGGGATCTTTgcgaaataaaaattttaaaatggctaGATGCAATGCATGATCCTTGATtggcttttgaaaaacaaaaagttataaaGGCACTTATGAGACacctggggaaatctgaatatcAAGTGTATATTAGTAATAGTATTGATTGAATATTAAATGTCTTAGGTATGGTAATGGTGTTGTTTTTATGTAGAAAAATGTCCTTGTCTTAGGAAATATATCCTGAAGTATATAGCAATGAAATGTAAAGATTTTTGCAACTCTCAAATGAGTCagcaaaaatgataatttttatttttattatatgcatatatgcaaAGAGAGATTAAAAAGCAAATCTGGTAAAATGCTGTCAGTAAATATAGATGAAGGATAAATGGGATGCTCATTGTACTAACTTTGTAATTGacattatgttaattttttgagTGTGATAAGATTACTGTGGCTATATAAGATAATTAATATCCTTTTTCTTAGGAGATATGTACTGGAGTACCTAAGGGTGAAATGTCATGCTATctgcaacttattttcaaaaaaagtatataaatatatttttaaagtatataggtGTACATAAAGTACTTAAACATAAAAGTACATATGTAtaagtatataatatgtataaatgtaaaaaacactGAAAGGTAGAGGATGTTTTTACTATTTAACTTTTATGcaggtttgaaatttttcaaaattagaagttggagaaaatacatatatggagaaatctataaaatattaggatacaaaataaaatactgattgAATTGATGCGTTATATACTATCTTGGAAAAATCTCATCCTGTTACATCGCTGCTGAAAACCTTCCCTAGCTTCCTACAGCTCCtaggataaaaacaaaactgcCCAACAAGGCCTACAAGGCCCAGCATGATATCCTGCCTCTTCTCCCCACAGGCCTACACGTTCACTCAGATTCGCATCACCATCATCTCTGCCCCGTGGGTTCCAACCGTACCTAACTACACCCAGATGAAGCACTCCCCCAAAGTTCTCTCTCCTCCTGGGCTCTGCGCGTGCAGCTACCACACTATGAGGGACTGAGAAAGGGGGTTTTGTGTCTCTTCTAAACTGTTCCCCTGTTTTCGCTGCTTCCCCAAGCCTGGACGACATGCCTCCTTTAGTATCCTGCGCTTCGTCCCATCACAGCCCTTAGCACATAGGACTGCAACTGTCCGCTCACTTGTCCATCTTCTCCCGTGTTCTGTAAGCCGCCTTAGGACAAGGCCTGTCTtacctccccagcctccaggacttgTCTGGCGCACAGTAAttatgtattcaataaatgaaATGGACTTCCATTTTCTTGTATGTAAAATAAAGGTGCTGGGCTAGATGAGCTACAAGATCTATTGGCAATAAGATGGGTCGAACAACCTCAATCCCAATTGCACAGAATTTCCCGTTTTCTTTGCAATTTCTCAGGTTCAGAACCTCCCACGAACTCACGAGTCGGGCGAAGTAGAGACTACAGTTCCCATGAGTCCTCAGGGCACCACGTGGTGCCTGCCCGGTCTATCGCGTAGCGAGGACTCCATTTCCCAGCGTGCCTCAGGGCTCGAAGTCCGCGTTTCGCCCAGAACGTCCGGCATTCCTTTCCTGAGTGGGAACTGCGGTAGCCAGGACTGAGTACAAGGTAGATGAGGGTCCAGTCTGGGGTTCAGAGGGGGTACAGGGACGCTGGTTCAACCAGAAGCCCGGAGTTGCACATACCCTACTCTTGCAACCTCCAGCTCATTCTTTGCGAATCCCTTAGGAACGTGCCTCGCGCGCGGGCTCTCTCTAATCATCGCCGCCCTGCAGCTGCTGGCGGCTGGTCGCCAGATTCCCCACGTCACGCTGGAGAAGGGCGGTGCCTCGCGTCTCACTGTCTGGCGTCTAGACGGGCTCCCACTGTGGAAGTTGGtcggaggtgggggctggggttgTTGAGAGGCCGATCTCTCACCGAGAGCGAGGCCCTGACCCTCACTGCTTCCGTCCTTGTCTCTGCCGTAGCCGATGCTGAGTGGGCAGCTGGTCGGACGCCTGTTCTCCATGGCCGGCCGCGTCTGTCTGTCCCGGGGCAGCGCGGGATCGGGGGCCATCGGTCCCGTCGAGGCCGCTATTCGCAGCAAGTTGGAGCAGGCCTTGAACCCCGATGTGCTGGAGCTGCGTAATGAGAGCGGCGGCCACGCGGTCCCGCCAGGCAGTGAGACCCATTTCCGCGTGGCCGTGGTGAGCTCTCGCTTCGAGGGACTGAGCCCCCTGCAACGGCATCGGCTGGTCCACGCGGCGCTGTCAGAAGAGCTGGCTGGGCCGGTCCACGCCCTGGCCATACAGGCGCGGACCCCTGCCCAGTGGAGGGAGAACCCTCAACTGGACAGGAGCCCCCCCTGCCTGGGCGGGAGCAAGAAAACTCGAGGAACTCCCTGAAccctgagagagagggaggaccAGGACGCAAGCGGATTGGGGGACAATAAACTACTAGGGCCTTCTTCCCTTCTATACAGTCTGGTATTTGTAAGAGTTGAGGACCTGGGTGCCATTCAACTGGCATATACATATTCTCTGGAGACAACAATTCATTTCACATCAAGGTTAACCTAAGGAGAGCATACAGTCGCTCAGTACTGCTCTTGCCCTGGACTATTCAGGAAAAGCTGCCCAGTTGTTTCATGTTAAATTGTGACTAAGGAACCACCAGACCTTATGAGTTGCAAGTAATCttgtacattaaaaaagaaattatatgagGTGAATTGCTGTGTTTTAATGGCCTGTCATCGAATCAGTGCTACAGATGTTCTTGGGAGAAGAAAGATACTTGAAGCCTAGGGTAGTCAGGAAGAGCTTCATTAAACCAGAAAGGAATGGAAAGTTGTTGCAGGCAGGGGGAAGAGCCCAAGTGAAGGCATAGAAGCTGGACTGGGCAGAGAGTTATTGGACAAGACAGCAATTACGGACACATTTGAACTTTAGACTTGGGAAATGTCCATTTCCAAATCTGTCCATTTCCAAAAGGCTTTGCATTTgtttgtgagaaaaaaatcttaaaaacaaacaaaaaaacactaaagCAGTGAAAAGATTATATCCTAGGAAATGAGCATAGAAGGTAGAGAAAACTTTACATAGCCCTTTTTCTTATGAGCTTTCCAAATATTGTCATAATTCTGAGGGGAACTCAATGTCTAGATGAGCAACTTTCTGATGATCTCAATGTGGAGGTGGAATTTAGTAAAGAAAAGGCTTGGTTAACATGTATCAACCATTTCTGGCTAAAGAGTTTAGACTACATCTGGTTGGGCTATAGGGAATCATTGAAGAATTTTGAGGAAAGGATGCCAAAGGGCATTTTGGGGCAGATTGATCTGACAGTGGTGTGTAAATGGATTGGCATAGGAAATTGGAGGCACAGAGATTAACCAGTGGTGAAGGCGGAACCCTGACCTAAAAGTCAGCTGCTgaaatggaaaggaaggagtTGATTTGAGagctaccattaaaaaaaaaaagtcagaaaaaggcTTGATTAGTATAGAAATGGACTAGAG
Encoded proteins:
- the BOLA1 gene encoding bolA-like protein 1, with product MLSGQLVGRLFSMAGRVCLSRGSAGSGAIGPVEAAIRSKLEQALNPDVLELRNESGGHAVPPGSETHFRVAVVSSRFEGLSPLQRHRLVHAALSEELAGPVHALAIQARTPAQWRENPQLDRSPPCLGGSKKTRGTP